One Methylosinus sp. LW4 genomic region harbors:
- a CDS encoding Hsp20/alpha crystallin family protein produces MAEAQTKVPVRESKETPPNYGLFDWHPLETLRRQIDRLFEDAPFQKGATPDLEPFGRFGIGWAATPAVDLVEKDKEYQITAELPGIDEKNVEVKLSNGSLIISGEKKEQREEKDKGYFLSERRYGSFRRAFRVPENVESDKIDATFAKGVLTVHLPKSAQAQKSEKNIDIKAA; encoded by the coding sequence ATGGCGGAAGCGCAGACGAAAGTTCCCGTGAGAGAATCGAAGGAGACGCCGCCGAACTATGGCTTGTTCGACTGGCATCCTCTGGAGACGTTGCGGCGGCAGATCGATCGCTTGTTCGAGGATGCGCCCTTCCAAAAGGGCGCGACGCCCGATCTCGAGCCTTTCGGCCGCTTCGGCATCGGCTGGGCGGCGACGCCCGCGGTCGATCTCGTCGAGAAGGACAAGGAATATCAGATCACCGCCGAGCTTCCCGGCATTGACGAGAAGAATGTCGAGGTGAAGCTCTCCAATGGTTCGCTCATCATCAGCGGCGAGAAGAAGGAGCAGCGTGAGGAGAAGGACAAGGGCTATTTCCTCTCAGAGCGCCGCTATGGCTCCTTCCGTCGCGCCTTTCGCGTGCCGGAGAATGTCGAGTCCGACAAGATCGACGCGACCTTCGCCAAAGGCGTGCTGACCGTGCATCTGCCCAAATCCGCGCAGGCGCAGAAATCCGAGAAGAACATCGATATAAAGGCCGCGTGA
- a CDS encoding endonuclease/exonuclease/phosphatase family protein, which produces MAGHFRLATFNIENLDWSPSAQDEFDRRLAVLRPQLAAIDADILCLQEVDAQREAAHAPRRFIALDRLVEGGGYANFFRATTSRPGGDAPADIHNLALLSRWPVVEHRQLYHDIIAPWCWTPPAETSVPQPIDILFERPILYARVDLPDGAALHVLNLHLRAPRAVPLPGEADRKSSRAFAEGQWLAAQKREGQALEARLFVDRIFDVETAPLIAVCGDLNCDAYDAPARILWGAEEAAAGPRSLAPLALRIEERARFTVIHAGRKTLIDQILASPALAARCEEVVISNDGLADEATAPDPILGSLHAPLVARFRL; this is translated from the coding sequence ATGGCGGGCCATTTTCGCCTCGCGACCTTCAACATAGAGAATTTGGACTGGTCGCCATCGGCGCAGGACGAATTCGATCGGCGCCTCGCCGTGCTGCGTCCGCAGCTCGCGGCGATCGACGCCGATATTCTCTGCCTTCAGGAAGTCGATGCGCAGCGCGAGGCCGCGCATGCGCCGCGCCGCTTCATCGCGCTCGATCGTCTCGTCGAAGGCGGCGGCTATGCGAATTTCTTCCGCGCGACGACCTCGCGTCCAGGCGGCGACGCGCCCGCGGATATCCATAATCTCGCGCTGCTCTCGCGCTGGCCCGTCGTCGAGCATCGCCAGCTCTATCACGATATCATCGCGCCATGGTGCTGGACTCCGCCGGCGGAGACGAGCGTCCCGCAGCCGATCGACATTCTGTTCGAGCGTCCCATTCTCTATGCGCGCGTCGATCTCCCCGATGGGGCGGCGCTGCATGTGCTCAATCTGCATTTGCGCGCGCCGCGCGCCGTTCCGCTGCCCGGCGAGGCCGATCGCAAATCGAGCCGCGCCTTCGCGGAAGGCCAATGGCTCGCCGCGCAAAAGCGCGAAGGCCAGGCGCTGGAGGCGCGGCTCTTCGTCGATCGCATTTTCGATGTGGAGACCGCGCCGCTCATCGCCGTCTGCGGCGATCTCAACTGCGACGCCTATGATGCGCCCGCGCGCATTCTCTGGGGCGCGGAAGAAGCCGCGGCCGGGCCGCGCAGTCTTGCGCCGCTCGCGCTGCGCATAGAGGAGCGCGCGCGCTTCACCGTGATTCACGCCGGCCGCAAGACGCTCATCGATCAGATATTGGCGTCGCCCGCGCTCGCGGCGCGATGCGAGGAGGTCGTGATATCGAATGACGGCCTCGCCGACGAGGCGACGGCGCCGGACCCGATTCTCGGCTCGCTCCACGCGCCGCTCGTCGCGCGCTTTCGTCTCTAG
- a CDS encoding DUF3775 domain-containing protein, with translation MPEINTDKVCFVIVKARELEAEDEGMRPDASNPSDDKFVSVLTEEGWSPNRRELVEFIEAMDDDEQAELVALVWVGRGDFTADDWDSAVIQAKERRKGPTSKYLLGIPLLASYLEAGLDEFDESCEGFEDDRQ, from the coding sequence ATGCCGGAGATCAATACCGACAAAGTTTGTTTCGTCATCGTCAAGGCGCGCGAGCTCGAGGCGGAGGACGAAGGAATGCGGCCGGACGCCTCCAATCCTTCCGACGACAAATTCGTGAGCGTGCTGACGGAGGAGGGATGGTCGCCCAATCGCCGCGAGCTCGTCGAGTTCATCGAGGCGATGGACGATGACGAGCAGGCGGAGCTGGTCGCGCTCGTCTGGGTCGGACGCGGCGATTTCACCGCCGACGATTGGGATTCCGCCGTCATTCAGGCGAAGGAGCGGCGCAAAGGGCCGACCTCGAAATATCTGCTCGGCATTCCGCTGCTGGCGAGCTATCTGGAGGCGGGGCTCGACGAATTCGACGAGAGCTGCGAAGGCTTCGAGGACGATCGGCAATAG